The genomic stretch TGACCCGGCCCCGGATCCCCTTCGCGTGGTTCGCACACGTCCGGGCCCGGGCCACGGACCGGGCGACCGGGCCGCGACAGGGCGCCGGTCGGATGGCCGGATTGTGGCTTGGTTTCCTGGGACGCAGCTGTGAATCGAGAACAACTCACGCGCCCCGGCGTGCTGCCACCTTGGCAGACTCCCCTCCGGTACGGCGATGATGTTCCGCGGCGGGTTTGCGCCGTGGCTGGTTTCCGCCAGGCCGTGCCCGTCTCGGGGGCTTGTCGATGTGTGTTCTCGGGCCTGCTCTCGGGCTCGCCGCAGGGGAGGGACGTAGGCCGATGCTGGCAGCGATAGGGCTGGACGAGACGCACGAGGCGGCGTACCGGGCGCTGGTGTCCGTGGGCGCGGCCGATGTGTCCGATCTGGCGCGGCGCCTGGCGCTGGCCGAGCCGGACGCCGAGCGGGCGCTGCGNNNNNNNNNNNNNNNNNNNNNNNNNNNNNNNNNNNNNNNNNNNNNNNNNNNNNNNNNNNNNNNNNNNNNNNNNNNNNNNNNNNNNNNNNNNNNNNNNNNNNNNNNNNNNNNNNNNNNNNNNNNNNNNNNNNNNNNNNNNNNNNNNNNNNNNNNNNNNNNNNNNNNNNNNNNNNNNNNNNNNNNNNNNNNNNNNNNNNNNNNNNNNNNNNNNNNNNNNNNNNNNNNNNNNNNNNNNNNNNNNNNNNNNNNNNNNNNNNNNNNNNNNNNNNNNNNNNNNNNNNNNNNNNNNNNNNNNNNNNNNNNNNNNNNNNNNNNNNNNNNNNNNNNNNNNNNNNNNNNNNNNNNNNNNNNNNNNNNNNNNNNNNNNNNNNNNNNNNNNNNNNNNNNNNNNNNNNNNNNNNNNNNNNNNNNNNNNNNNNNNNNNNNNNNNNNNNNNNNNNNNNNNNNNNNNNNNNNNNNNNNNNNNNNNNNNNNNNNNNNNNNNNNNNNNNNNNNNNNNNNNNNNNNNNNNNNNNNNNNNNNNNNNNNNNNNNNNNNNNNNNNNNNNNNNNNNNNNNNNNNNNNNNNNNNNNNNNNNNNNNNNNNNNNNNNNNNNNNNNNNNNNNNNNNNNNNNNNNNNNNNNNNNNNNNNNNNNNNNNNNNNNNNNNNNNNNNNNNNNNNNNNNNNNNNNNNNNNNNNNNNNNNNNNNNNNNNNNNNNNNNNNNNNNNNNNNNNNNNNNNNNNNNNNNNNNNNNNNNNNNNNNNNNNNNNNNNNNNNNNNNNNNNNNNNNNNNNNNNNNNNNNNNNNNNNNNNNNNNNNNNNNNNNNNNNNNNNNNNNNNNNNNNNNNNNNNNNNNNNNNNNNNNNNNNNNNNNNNNNNNNNNNNNNNNNNNNNNNNNNNNNNNNNNNNNNNNNNNNNNNNNNNNNNNNNNNNNNNNNNNNNNNNNNNNNNNNNNNNNNNNNNNNNNNNNNNNNNNNNNNNNNNNNNNNNNNNNNNNNNNNNNNNNNNNNNNNNNNNNNNNNNNNNNNNNNNNNNNNNNNNNNNNNNNNNNNNNNNNNNNNNNNNNNNNNNNNNNNNNNNNNNNNNNNNNNNNNNNNNNNNNNNNNNNNNNNNNNNNNNNNNNNNNNNNNNNNNNNNNNNNNNNNNNNNNNNNNNNNNNNNNNNNNNNNNCACGGGCTCGCCGCCCCAGTCCCCGGCCCGGCCGGGCCGGCTCGGGTGGCGGCGCCGCCAGGGGTGGCGCTGGGCGCGCTGCTCACCCAGCAGCGGCACGAGCTGGAGAAGGCGGAGCTGACGGCGGCGCTGCTCGCGGAGGAGTACCGGGCGGCCGCGGCCGAGCCGGCGGTGCACGACCTGGTGGAGGTGGTGACCGGTGCCTCGGCGGTCGCCCAGCGTTTTCTGCAGCTGCAGCTGGGGGCAGCCGAGGAGGTGTGCGCGCTGGTGACCGGCAATCCGGTGGTCGTGTCCGGCATCGAGAACGAGGCGGAGGAACAGGCGGCCGGGCGCGGGGTGCGTTACCGGGTGGTGGTGGAGCGCGCGGTGCTGGACCTGCCGCACGGACTCACCGAGTTGTCGGCGGCGCTCGCCCGTGACGAACAGGTGCGGGCGGTGGACCGGGTGCCGACGAAGCTGGTGATCGCCGACCGTGCGCTGGCGATGGTGCCGCTGACCTCGCGCACGGCGGACCCGGCCGCGCTGGTGGTGCATGCCAGCGGGCTGCTGGAGCTGCTGGCCGGGTTGTTCGAGTCGGTGTGGCGGGAGGCGCTGCCGTTGCGGCTGCGCGCGGCGGGGGTGGCCGAGGAACAGCCGGACGGCCCGGACGCCACCGATCTGGAGGTGCTGTCGCTGCTGCTGGCCGGGCTGACCGACGCCAGCGTGGCCAAGCAACTCGATCTGGGCCTCAGAACCGTGCAACGCCGGGTACGGCGCCTGATGGAACTGGCCGGGGTGACGACCCGGCTGCAGCTGGGCTGGCACGCGTACGAGCGGGGCTGGGTCACCCGCTCATAGCCAACGACAGCCACCCATAGCCACCCACATAACCACCCATGGCCACGCACACGCTCGCGGCCGCGCCCCTGCTGATCCGACTCGTCATGGGCCTGCCGTTCCATGGCTTCTCCGGCACCCTGGGCAGATGGGAGTCTGGGAGCTCCTGCTGGTCGGCGTGGTCGTCGTGCTCGGCCTGTGCGGAGTGCTGGTGCCCGGGGTGCCGGGGTCGTGGCTGGTGTGGGCCGCGGTGCTGTGGTGGGCGCTGACGGATCCGCAGCCGCTGGCCTGGGCCGTGCTGGTGGGCGCCACCGGGGTCCTGCTGCTGTCGCTGGCAGTGCGTGCCGCGCTGCCGCCGCGCCGGCTGCGGCAGAGCGGCGCCACACCGGAGATGGGGGTGTACGCGGGCGTGGGGGCGTTCCTCGGCTTCGTGCTGTTGCCCGTGGTCGGCGCAGTGCCGGGGTTCATGGCCGGGATCTATCTGCACGAGCGGCTGCGCCTCGGCCGGCACGGCGAGGCGATGGCCGCCCTGCGTACCGCGATGCGCTCGGGCGGCTCCAGCGTGCTGACGGAACTGTTCGCCTGCCTGCTGATCGCGGGGGCCTGGCTGGGAGCGGTGCTCTGGGGCTGAGCCGTCACCAGTCGACCAACACGCCCTCACCCGCCGTCACTCCCTCGCCCCTCGTCGCGCCCTCACCTGCCGACACCCCGCGGATCCACGTCGCGCCCTCACCCTCCGTCGCCGCAAGTCTCGCCATCACCGCGAGTGTCCGGCGCACCGCGTCCGCCAGTTTTGCCATGCCCGTGTCATTGAAATGCAGGTGGTCGCCGGGGTCGTAGGCGGGCAGGATGCGGGCCGGGTCGGTCGGGTCGCGCAGGGCGGCGTCGGCGTCGGCGACCGCGTCGAAGGCGCCGCCGGTCCGGATGAACGCGTTCACCTGCTGCCGTACCGTCTCGCGGGCGTCCGTGTAGGCGGAGAAGCCCTGGTACGGGGTGAGGGTGACGCCGATCACGCGGATGCCCCGGGCGTGGGCGCGGGCGACGAGGGTGCGGTAGGCGTCGGCGTAGGCGGTGACGTCGGCGGCGGTCGGCGTGCCCTTGATGTCGTTGATGCCCTCCAGGACGACCAGGACCCTGACCCCGGCGCGGTCCAGGGCGTCGGCGTCCAGGCGGGCGAGGGCGTTCGGTCCCGCGCCGTCGTGCAGCAGACGGTTTCCGGAGATTCCGGCGTTGAGGACGCCGAGCCGGGCCGCACGGACCTGTTCGGCGAGCCGGTCGGGCCAGCGGTGGTTGGTGTCGGGGGTGGAGCCGTTTCCGTCGGTGAGGGAGTCGCCGAACGCGACGATGCTGCCCGTGGCGTCGCCCAGGACGTCGACGCCGGTGACGTAGTACCAGCGGCTGATGGTGCCGGTGTAGGCGCCGCCGCCCACGTCGGCGGCCCGGCCCGCCCCGGCCGGGGCGACATAGCTGGTCTGCAGGGCGGTCTGGTGGAAGGTCGCGGGGCCGTCGTCGCCGGGGGTGTACACGGTGACGAGGAGGTCGGCGGCGGCCGGGACGGAGAGCGGCACCGGGTCGCTGACCGTGTCCTGGCCGGCCGGGATGGTGACGGACGCGGCGCCCCGGAAGGTGGCGGTGTGCAGGCTGCCGGTCACGGCGTTCGGACCGGATGCGCGCCGCGCGACGGTGACCGCGCCGAGCCTGAGGGGCGCGGTACCGAAACGGTTGCTGAGCCGGATGCGCACGGCCGTGCCGCCGACGCTGAGATGGACGACGTTGCGGACGGCGGCACCGGGCAGTGCGGAGGCGGTGCCCGACGGCGCGGTCTCCCAGCTGCCGGTCCACGCCAACGGCGCCGGCTCCGCGACCGTCTGCGTGGTCGTGCCCGGCACCAACGCCAGCAGCAGCACCGCGAGGGCCCGTCTGACCTCGGCCATCTCCACACCCGCCCTTCCCCATGGCTCGTCGGAGCAGACCGTGCCACAGGTCCGGGCCGAGCCACCGCACCTTCGCTCGTGGTCCACCCGCTCGGCGCAACCGGGAACAGGGCTGTCCGGTGCCACGGCGGCCCGGCCCCACGGCCCCCTGGGCTCCCGCGACTTGGGCCCGCAGAGCCGGATCGCCTCGTCGCCGGCGTCGGCCAAGGAGGGTCGCGGCGGAGCGCTCAGCGCAGCATCGGCAGGCCGCGCTCGGCGGAATTCCTGAAGTCGAGCATCAGGGGGTTGGTCCGCTCCGCGTGGTCGATCCGCGGTCCGTGCCGGTGCGGGAGATGATCTCGGCCGGGCGCCCGGGGATCAGCCGGGGAACGCGTTCCACCTGGCGGTCCGGGTGGACCAGGAGGCGCAGAAGCCGCTCCTCTTCGGACTGCGCCAGCCGGCCGGGAAGTTCGGGGAGCGGGTGTCCGCCCGGGTCAGCGCGGCCGGTGCGGGTCCCGGGCCGCGTGCGGTGATCGAGGCGCTGCTGACGGCGGCCCTGCCGGTCGACGAGGAGAGCCGCGTCTTCCACCACCTCCACGCCTCGTACGCCGTCCTCTCCGTGACCGACGAAGCCCTCGCCGCCCAGCCGTTCATCAAGGACCCGGACGCCGCCGAAGCCACCGTGAGCGGCCTGCCGAGACAGACGACGGACGCCGGGCTGCTGCGGCCGGGGGGGACGCCTCCGCCGAGGCGGCCGGACTGCTGCCCATGTCCGCGGGGCTCGGCACCAGCGTCCTGGTCGGCCGGCGCCGTCCTCATGTACCACCTGGACCGGATCTTCCGGGACCGCGTCCTGCACACCCTCTAGACCGGCTCGGCGGCGAGCGCGCCCTCCAGGGTCAGCAGCCACACCTTCCGCTCAACTCCGCCCGCATACCCGGTCATCGAGCCGTCCGCGCCGATGACCCGATGGCAAGGACGCACGATCAGCAGGGGGTTGGCGCCGATCGCACCGCCCACGGCGCGAACCGCCGCACGGGATGCGCCGATCCGCGCGGCGATCTGTCCGTACGTCACGGTGGCACCGTACGGCACCTCGTCCAGCGCCGCCCACACCCGCTGCCGGAACTCGGTGCCATGAGGGCTCAACGGGAGCTGGAATTCCCTGAGTTCACCGGCGAAGTAGGCGGCCAGCTGCTGCGCGGCGGCGCGGAACGGCCCGCGTTCGTGCCGCCACCCGTCCTGCAGACTCTCCACGGTCCGCCCGCCCTTCTGCCCGGGCACGGACAGCGAGGTGAGCGCCCCGTCCGCGTCGGCGGTGAGCAGCAACCGGCCGACGGGGGCGTCCAGTTGGGTCCAGTACATGGTCGTCATCGGTTCCACTCCCCTGCCACGCGCAGATGCCGGACGGCGTACGAGCGCCAGGGCCGCCAGTCGTCGGGCACCTCCGCGCCGGGCGGGGCGACGTCCGGATCGCCGAGGCCGCGCACGCGTACGGCGGCGACGGTGGCCGGGTCCATGCCGGGCAGGGCGAGCAGGGCTTCCTGCGCGNNNNNNNNNNNNNNNNNNNNNNNNNNNNNNNNNNNNNNNNNNNNNNNNNNNNNNNNNNNNNNNNNNNNNNNNNNNNNNNNNNNNNNNNNNNNNNNNNNNNNNNNNNNNNNNNNNNNNNNNNNNNNNNNNNNNNNNNNNNNNNNNNNNNNNNNNNNNNNNNNNNNNNNNNNNNNNNNNNNNNNNNNNNNNNNNNNNNNNNNNNNNNNNNNNNNNNNNNNNNNNNNNNNNNNNNNNNNNNNNNNNNNNNNNNNNNNNNNNNNNNNNNNNNNNNNNNNNNNNNNNNNNNNNNNNNNNNNNNNNNNNNNNNNNNNNNNNNNNNNNNNNNNNNNNNNNNNNNNNNNNNNNNNNNNNNNNNNNNNNNNNNNNNNNNNNNNNNNNNNNNNNNNNNNNNNNNNNNNNNNNNNNNNNNNNNNNNNNNNNNNNNNNNNNNNNNNNNNNNNNNNNNNNNNNNNNNNNNNNNNNNNNNNNNNNNNNNNNNNNNNNNNNNNNNNNNNNNNNNNNNNNNNNNNNNNNNNNNNNNNNNNNNNNNNNNNNNNNNNNNNNNNNNNNNNNNNNNNNNNNNNNNNNNNNNNNNNNNNNNNNNNNNNNNNNNNNNNNNNNNNNNNNNNNNNNNNNNNNNNNNNNNNNNNNNNNNNNNNNNNNNNNNNNNNNNNNNNNNNNNNNNNNNNNNNNNNNNNNNNNNNNNNNNNNNNNNNNNNNNNNNNNNNNNNNNNNNNNNNNNNNNNNNNNNNNNNNNNNNNNNNNNNNNNNNNNNNNNNNNNNNNNNNNNNNNNNNNNNNNNNNNNNNNNNNNNNNNNNNNNNNNNNNNNNNNNNNNNNNNNNNNNNNNNNNNNNNNCGCTGGACCTGCCGGGCGCTGTAGCCGAGCCGCGCGGCGAGCCCGGCGACGCCCTCGCGGTCCACGACGCCGTCGGCGATCAGCCGCATGGCCCGCCCGACGGCGTCCGCCCGCACGTTCCACTCCGCCGACCCCGGCACGGCGTCCGGCCGGCACCGCCGGCAGGCCCGGAACCCGGAGCCCTGCGCGGCGGCGGCCGCCGTGAAGAACCGCACGTTGTGCCGCTTCGGCGTCATGGCCGGGCAGCTCGGCCGGCAGTAGATCCCGGTCGTCTCGACGGCGAAGAAGAACACCCCGTCAAACCGCCCGTCCCGACTCCGCACCGCCTCGTACCTGGTGTCTTCGTCCATCACGTGTTCCAGTGTGGGTCCCTGCCGAAGCCCCTGGCTAGCGGAAATCGGACGTGGAGCTGACCTGCGCTCCTACTGAGCCTGCGTTCCTACGGCAGACGCCCTCGCTTGAACTCCATCGCGGCCCTCCCGGCGGCGCCCTTCCGCTTCCAGTCCCGCCGAAGTTCTGCACGGACCCGCGCATCGGTCTTGGCCACGATCCACTGGTTCTCCCGTACCAGCTTCCGGTAGCTCTCCAGCCGCCGCTCCGCAAGCTCCCCGCTCTCCACGGCGGAGCGCACCGCACAGTCCGGCTCGCTCTCGTGCGCGCAGTCATGGAAACGGCACCGCTCGGCCAGCTCCTCGATCTCGGAGAACACCTGACCGACCCCGCTCTCGGCGTCGTACAGCCCGACACCCCGCAGCCCGGGCGTGTCGATGAGGACCCCGCCCGAGGGAAGGGCGAGCAGATTCCGTGTCGTCGTGGTGTGCCGCCCCTTGCCGTCGACGTCCCGCGCGGCCTGTACGTCCATGATCTCCGCGCCGGCGAGCGCGTTGGCCAGCGTGGACTTGCCCGCGCCGGACTGGCCGAGCAGCACGGACGTACCGGAGCCGACGAGCGCGACGAGGACGTCGAGACCTTCGCCGTGCAGGGCGCTGACGGTGAGCACGGGCACGCCGGGCGCGCTCGTCTCCACGTCCTGGACCAGATGGGCGAGGGTGACCGGGTCCGGCACGAGGTCGGCCTTGGTGAGGACGACGACGGGCTGGGCTCCGGACTCCCAGGCCAGGGCGAGGAAGCGTTCGATGCGGCCGAGGTCGAGGTCGACGGCGAGCGACACGGCGACGACGGCGTGGTCGACGTTGGCGGCGAGGATCTGCCCGTCCGACCGCTTGGAGGAGGTGGACCGCACGAAGGCGGTGCGGCGCGGCAGATACGCGCGGACGTACTGCGGATCACCGTCGGGGTCGACGGCGACCCAGTCCCCTGTGCACACGACCTTCATCGGG from Streptomyces roseochromogenus subsp. oscitans DS 12.976 encodes the following:
- a CDS encoding helix-turn-helix domain-containing protein, producing the protein HGLAAPVPGPAGPARVAAPPGVALGALLTQQRHELEKAELTAALLAEEYRAAAAEPAVHDLVEVVTGASAVAQRFLQLQLGAAEEVCALVTGNPVVVSGIENEAEEQAAGRGVRYRVVVERAVLDLPHGLTELSAALARDEQVRAVDRVPTKLVIADRALAMVPLTSRTADPAALVVHASGLLELLAGLFESVWREALPLRLRAAGVAEEQPDGPDATDLEVLSLLLAGLTDASVAKQLDLGLRTVQRRVRRLMELAGVTTRLQLGWHAYERGWVTRS
- a CDS encoding SGNH/GDSL hydrolase family protein, which codes for MAEVRRALAVLLLALVPGTTTQTVAEPAPLAWTGSWETAPSGTASALPGAAVRNVVHLSVGGTAVRIRLSNRFGTAPLRLGAVTVARRASGPNAVTGSLHTATFRGAASVTIPAGQDTVSDPVPLSVPAAADLLVTVYTPGDDGPATFHQTALQTSYVAPAGAGRAADVGGGAYTGTISRWYYVTGVDVLGDATGSIVAFGDSLTDGNGSTPDTNHRWPDRLAEQVRAARLGVLNAGISGNRLLHDGAGPNALARLDADALDRAGVRVLVVLEGINDIKGTPTAADVTAYADAYRTLVARAHARGIRVIGVTLTPYQGFSAYTDARETVRQQVNAFIRTGGAFDAVADADAALRDPTDPARILPAYDPGDHLHFNDTGMAKLADAVRRTLAVMARLAATEGEGATWIRGVSAGEGATRGEGVTAGEGVLVDW
- a CDS encoding Ada metal-binding domain-containing protein, which produces MDEDTRYEAVRSRDGRFDGVFFFAVETTGIYCRPSCPAMTPKRHNVRFFTAAAAAQGSGFRACRRCRPDAVPGSAEWNVRADAVGRAMRLIADGVVDREGVAGLAARLGYSARQVQR
- the rsgA gene encoding ribosome small subunit-dependent GTPase A translates to MTSTSAVFSALAPYGWDEDWADAFTSYAADGLLPGRVVRVDRGRCDVVTPAGTVRADTEFVVPRDPMKVVCTGDWVAVDPDGDPQYVRAYLPRRTAFVRSTSSKRSDGQILAANVDHAVVAVSLAVDLDLGRIERFLALAWESGAQPVVVLTKADLVPDPVTLAHLVQDVETSAPGVPVLTVSALHGEGLDVLVALVGSGTSVLLGQSGAGKSTLANALAGAEIMDVQAARDVDGKGRHTTTTRNLLALPSGGVLIDTPGLRGVGLYDAESGVGQVFSEIEELAERCRFHDCAHESEPDCAVRSAVESGELAERRLESYRKLVRENQWIVAKTDARVRAELRRDWKRKGAAGRAAMEFKRGRLP
- a CDS encoding DUF456 domain-containing protein; protein product: MGVWELLLVGVVVVLGLCGVLVPGVPGSWLVWAAVLWWALTDPQPLAWAVLVGATGVLLLSLAVRAALPPRRLRQSGATPEMGVYAGVGAFLGFVLLPVVGAVPGFMAGIYLHERLRLGRHGEAMAALRTAMRSGGSSVLTELFACLLIAGAWLGAVLWG
- a CDS encoding methylated-DNA--[protein]-cysteine S-methyltransferase, translating into MTTMYWTQLDAPVGRLLLTADADGALTSLSVPGQKGGRTVESLQDGWRHERGPFRAAAQQLAAYFAGELREFQLPLSPHGTEFRQRVWAALDEVPYGATVTYGQIAARIGASRAAVRAVGGAIGANPLLIVRPCHRVIGADGSMTGYAGGVERKVWLLTLEGALAAEPV